CGGCGGCATGGTCCGCGCGAAGAGCGTGCTGAACATGATCATGATGAGCGTCGGCGCGATGGGTGTCGTCGGCATTCTCTGGGTGCTGTTCGGCTACTCCATGGCTTTCGGTAACGACAAGGGCGGAGTCGTCGGGGATCCGACCGAGTTCTTCGGACTCAAGGGCTTGTTCGGCGGTCAGTACCTCGCCGACGCGCATACGGGCGCGGCCGTGGCCATCCCGTTGGTCGGCACCATCCCGGCTCTCGTGTTCGTCGCCTTCCAGGCGATGTTCGCGATCATCACCGTCGCCCTGATCTCGGGCGCGGTGGCCGATCGCATGAAGTTCGGGGCCTGGCTGCTGTTCGCCGGACTGTGGGCGACGATCGTGTACTTCCCGGTCGCGCACTGGGTGTTCTCCTTCGACGGCGTGACCGCCGAGACCGGCGGCTGGATCGCCAACAAGCTCAAGGTCATCGACTTCGCCGGCGGCACAGCGGTGCACATCAACGCCGGTGTCGCGGGCCTGGTGCTGGCCCTGATGCTCGGCAAGCGTCGCGGCTGGCCCAAGACGCCGTTCCGGCCGCACAACCTGCCGTTCGTGATGCTCGGTGCCGCGCTGCTGTGGTTCGGCTGGTTCGGCTTCAACGCGGGCTCCGCGCTCGGCGCGAACGGGGTCGCCGCCGCCGCGTTCGTTACCACCGTCGTGGCCACCTGCGCCGCGATGCTCGCGTGGCTGCTGGTGGAGAAGCTCCGCGACGGGCACGCCACCACCCTCGGCGGCGCGTCCGGCATCGTCGCGGGTCTGGTCGCCATCACCCCGGCCTGCTCGTCGGTGGATATCGTCGGCGCGATCGTCGTCGGTGTCGCCGCCGGCGCGCTGTGCGCCCTCGCGGTCGGCCTCAAGTACCGCTTCGGCTACGACGACTCGCTCGACGTGGTCGGTGTCCACCTGGTCGGTGGTCTCGTCGGCACGCTGCTGGTCGGAGTGGTCGCAACCGAGGGCGCACCGGCCGGTGTGAACGGGCTGTTCTACGGCGGCGGATTCGACCAGTTGTGGCGTCAGGCGGTCGGCGCGGGCGCCGTGCTCATCTACTCCTTCATCGCTACAGGGGTCATCGCGCTTATCGTGAAGGCCACGATCGGACTGCGGGTTCGCGCAGAGGCCGAGGCTCGCGGCGTGGACGAGAGCGAACACGCCGAGAGCGCCTACGACTTCGTCGCGCTCGCCGGAAGCCCGGTCCAGGGACGCACGCCGGCGCCCATCACCGTTGCTGCCAGGGAGGCATAGGACATGAAGCTGATCACCGCAATCGTCAAGCCGTTCACTCTCGAGGACGTCAAGACCGGACTCGAACAGGCCGGCGTACTCGGCATGACGGTCAGCGAGGTCCAGGGGTACGGACGGCAGAAGGGCCACACCGAGGTCTATCGCGGGGCTGAGTACTCGGTCGACTTCGTGCCCAAGGTTCGCGTCGAGGTCGTCGTCGAGGATTCGGTCGTCGACAAGGTCGTCGAGGTCATCGTCGAGGCCGCCCGCACCGGCAAGATCGGTGACGGAAAGGTCTGGGTCACACCGGTCGAATCGGTTGTCAGGGTTCGAACCGGGGAACGAGGTGGCGATGCGATCTGACCCTCAGGGGTCCGGATTCGACGGCCCTGATCCTGTCGCCGTCACGGCGGCGGGGTCGGGGCCGTCCGGGTCTCACGGACCGGAGACGACCCATCCGGGCGACGCGGGCGATCTCGCGCGGGCCCGTGAACAGTTGCTGGCGGGCGGCACCCGTCAGCACCGCCTCGACGCCGTGTCGCTGCGGCACGCTTTGGTCGATCTGCACGAATTCTGGCTCACCACAAAGGGAAACGAACTCGGCATCCGGCCCGACTCCGGGTTCGCGATCGTCGCGGTCGGCGGACTCGGCCGACGCGAGATGATGCCGTACTCGGACCTCGATCTGATCCTGCTGCACGACGACGTCGACCCGGCGCTCGTCTCCAAGGTGGCCGATCAGCTGTGGTACCCGTTGTGGGACGCGCACATCAAGCTCGACCACAGTGTGCGGACGGTGCCGCAGGCACTTCAGGTGGCGGCGTCCGACCTCACCGCGACCCTCGGCATGCTCGAGGCCCGGCACATCGTCGGTGACGTCGAGCTGAGTCACCTGCTGATCGGCGGCGTGCGCCGGCAGTGGCGCACCGGAATCCGTTCGCGCTTCGACGAACTCGTCGAGCAGGCGCAGACGCGCTGGGCGCGCAGCGGCCAGATCGCGCACCGCGCCGAACCGGACATCAAGAACGGCCGCGGCGGCCTGCGCGACGTCCAACTCCTCAACGCGCTGTCCATCGCGCAGCTCACCGACGGGATGCCGGGCCTGGGACCGGCCACCCCCGGGGGCGGCCTGGCGCTCGCGCACCGTCGGTTGCTCGACGTCCGCACCGAACTGCACCGGGTGGCGGGCCGCTCCCGCGACCAGTTGCGCGCCCAGGACGCCGACGAGATCGGTGCCGCGCTGCGGATCGGCGACCGGTTCGACCTGGCCCGCATGCTCAGCGACTGCGCCCGGACGATCGGCTACTCGGTCGACGTGGGACTGCGGACCGCGAACAACTCGCTGCCGCGGCGGGGACTGTCGAAGCTGCGCCGGGTGCCGATGCGTCGGCCGATCGACGAGGGGGTCGTCGAGCAGTCGGGCGAACTGGTGCTGGCGCGCGACGCGCGCCCGAAGCGGGACCCCGGGCTGGTGGTGCGGGTCGCGGCCGCGTCCGCCGCGACCGGTGTGCCGATCTCGGCGTCGACGCTGGGCCGGCTGTCCGACAGCGCCCCCGAACTGCGGGAACCGTGGCCCAAGGGTGCGTTGAGCGATTTCCTGGTGCTGCTGGGCTCCGGTCACCGGGCCGTCCCGACCATCGAGGCC
This genomic stretch from Prescottella soli harbors:
- a CDS encoding ammonium transporter is translated as MTRRLTVDFPTIGAPDTGDTAWMLTSAALVLLMTPGVAFFYGGMVRAKSVLNMIMMSVGAMGVVGILWVLFGYSMAFGNDKGGVVGDPTEFFGLKGLFGGQYLADAHTGAAVAIPLVGTIPALVFVAFQAMFAIITVALISGAVADRMKFGAWLLFAGLWATIVYFPVAHWVFSFDGVTAETGGWIANKLKVIDFAGGTAVHINAGVAGLVLALMLGKRRGWPKTPFRPHNLPFVMLGAALLWFGWFGFNAGSALGANGVAAAAFVTTVVATCAAMLAWLLVEKLRDGHATTLGGASGIVAGLVAITPACSSVDIVGAIVVGVAAGALCALAVGLKYRFGYDDSLDVVGVHLVGGLVGTLLVGVVATEGAPAGVNGLFYGGGFDQLWRQAVGAGAVLIYSFIATGVIALIVKATIGLRVRAEAEARGVDESEHAESAYDFVALAGSPVQGRTPAPITVAAREA
- a CDS encoding P-II family nitrogen regulator, encoding MKLITAIVKPFTLEDVKTGLEQAGVLGMTVSEVQGYGRQKGHTEVYRGAEYSVDFVPKVRVEVVVEDSVVDKVVEVIVEAARTGKIGDGKVWVTPVESVVRVRTGERGGDAI
- a CDS encoding [protein-PII] uridylyltransferase; this translates as MRSDPQGSGFDGPDPVAVTAAGSGPSGSHGPETTHPGDAGDLARAREQLLAGGTRQHRLDAVSLRHALVDLHEFWLTTKGNELGIRPDSGFAIVAVGGLGRREMMPYSDLDLILLHDDVDPALVSKVADQLWYPLWDAHIKLDHSVRTVPQALQVAASDLTATLGMLEARHIVGDVELSHLLIGGVRRQWRTGIRSRFDELVEQAQTRWARSGQIAHRAEPDIKNGRGGLRDVQLLNALSIAQLTDGMPGLGPATPGGGLALAHRRLLDVRTELHRVAGRSRDQLRAQDADEIGAALRIGDRFDLARMLSDCARTIGYSVDVGLRTANNSLPRRGLSKLRRVPMRRPIDEGVVEQSGELVLARDARPKRDPGLVVRVAAASAATGVPISASTLGRLSDSAPELREPWPKGALSDFLVLLGSGHRAVPTIEALDRTGLWGRLLPEWGAVRDLPPRDAVHTWTVDRHLVETVAQAGALTTRVARPDLLMLGALLHDIGKGRGGDHSEVGAELAAQIGGRLGLWPSDIVLLAGMVRHHLLLQQTATRRDLDDPTTVQMVVDKLGGDPALLELLHVLAEADSLATGPGVWGDWKSSLIGELVRRCRLAMAGEPLPVPDPVDPELAELAAEGGVHVALVPGGSAHTYVVTVVAPDTPGLLSHEAGVLALNSLRVLSASLGHHGESAINSFVVAPRFGAPPQAGLLRQELIRAVGGEIDVLDQLDTKERESRENQALEDRTAAAVPVQYAQAPPRVIWFDADSGGAAEPGQAIVEVRAEDRLGLLSRLARVFERHGADVRWAKASTLGSSVVDAFCIQLADADTRAHRVRLERAILAVVPAPEPKKKEDAAAESTA